A region from the Streptomyces sp. 3214.6 genome encodes:
- a CDS encoding endonuclease I family protein, translating into MLATRIRRWKSVALATTAVLVGLSAPALTATPAAATTTAYDSTYYKNAVGKTGTSLKSSLHTIISANVSKISYSAVWNALKVTDQDPNNSSNVILLYSGVSRSKSLNGGDVGDWNREHVWAKSHGDFGEVTGPGTDLHHLRPADVTVNSIRGNKDFDNGGSTVSGGGGSLTDSDSFEPRDADKGDVARMILYMAVRYDGGDGFADLEPNEKVNNGSAPYIGKLSVLKQWNDEDPPSAFEEKRNQVIYDTYQHNRNPFIDHPEWVDAIW; encoded by the coding sequence ATGCTGGCGACACGCATACGCCGATGGAAGTCGGTGGCGCTTGCCACCACTGCCGTCCTGGTCGGCCTCTCCGCGCCCGCGCTCACGGCGACCCCCGCCGCCGCGACCACCACGGCGTACGACTCGACGTACTACAAGAACGCGGTCGGCAAGACGGGTACGAGCCTGAAATCGTCCCTGCACACGATCATCAGCGCCAATGTCTCGAAGATCTCGTACTCCGCCGTCTGGAACGCGCTGAAGGTCACCGACCAGGACCCGAACAACAGCAGCAACGTGATCCTGCTGTACAGCGGCGTCTCGCGCAGCAAGTCCCTCAACGGCGGCGACGTCGGCGACTGGAACCGCGAGCACGTGTGGGCCAAGTCCCACGGCGACTTCGGCGAGGTGACCGGTCCCGGCACCGACCTGCACCACCTGCGGCCCGCGGACGTGACGGTCAACAGCATCCGCGGCAACAAGGACTTCGACAACGGCGGCAGCACGGTCTCGGGCGGCGGCGGCAGCCTCACCGACTCCGACTCCTTCGAGCCGCGCGACGCCGACAAGGGCGACGTGGCCCGCATGATCCTCTACATGGCGGTCCGCTACGACGGCGGCGACGGCTTCGCCGACCTGGAGCCCAACGAGAAGGTCAACAACGGCAGCGCCCCGTACATCGGCAAGCTCTCCGTCCTCAAGCAGTGGAACGACGAGGACCCGCCGAGCGCCTTCGAGGAGAAGCGCAACCAGGTCATCTACGACACCTACCAGCACAACCGCAACCCGTTCATCGACCACCCCGAGTGGGTCGACGCGATCTGGTAG
- a CDS encoding polymorphic toxin-type HINT domain-containing protein — MRSTRRHHARRWAKPLAATVSAALTLTLLQAVPALGDDDTREQRRPKTQDVASTPVEEADGPRTPLKHLTGYGVTPRPKAAWPEPGSATVTLGASGASGATAAVRKGLRAGGLPVRLAAPKAAASRAAAPTRAKVDVLGHAAARKAGIDGLLLKVTRADGRTTVGGKVSVQVDYASFAQAYGGDWAQRLRLVQLPACALTTPNAAACQGVTPLATSNDVRGQKLTADVPAAVAGAKAPLLAVSAAPAGGSGSYTATSLAPSASWQVAAQTGAFTWQYPLRVPPALAGPSPQLGLAYNSASTDGRTASSNNQTSWVGEGFDLSAGYIERAYRSCTEDGHDEAGSQKYDLCWHSDNATMNFGGRAGELVKKSANEWRLKQDDGTRIERRTGGFNSDDNKEYWVVTTTDGTRYYFGKGKRESEAADAENTGSSWEVPVFGDDKDEPCHKDTFKESRCQQTWRWNLDYVVDVHGNTMTYYYGTETNKYDSVRGDKVVSYDRGGWLKRVEYGEQQGKENTTAAPAQVVFTTVERCTGAAADCEPGDLKESTATRWPDVPFEQICTSDTECKDQWSPTFFSRKRLSKVTTQVLGADGKTYTDVDVWDLAHKYQSADTTHSPAMWLESITHSGKDGANKLPKLTFFERQDANRVDTGADDRLPMYKWRIRAIQSETGGTISVNYKPNECTPANLPTPETNTKRCMPSFWSKEGTVGEKEDWFHKFVVDTVIEDEVTVTGPNKVTSYDYSGAAWAFDDSELVKTKNKTWNQWRGFRSVTMKTGEAGSRQLRTETTYLQGMDGDREKESGGTKSVTVTASDGTKVRDDERHQGFQLEQRTFDGADEINATVSTPWKSAPTATEGSDEATYAAVKSTKTRTALDGGKVRRAAIEHFYDSYGMLERSSDSGDLADPDDDTCTTNAYNRNTDIGLLTLLKRVTVVPVACDDGPPSYQGEAISDVRTWYDDPDTYGATPTKGDVVRSEKVKGYTADGTPQYVTTSTAKYDAHGRVTDSADQQGNTTKTVYTPTLGGPVTGMKVTDPAGNSTTSTVDPRWGLVTATVDANKQRTDLEYDGLGRLLKVWLPGRAKASQTPSLEYGYLVRNNAPVVTTTKSLLPNGSVATSHQLSDGLLRPRQTQTPAANSGRVVTTTEYDSRGLAVKEIGPFYNSAAVSTSFVNVVDASEGTPRETETVYDGAGRPTDEIFRVAGAEKWRTKASYHGDHTTVDPPAGETPTATYNNAQGLTTRLLQFKGSSPTGDADTTTYAYDTADRLTEVKDQSGNVWSYEYDVRGRQTVAKDPDTGTTRMTYNDLDQVRTTTDARGTVLTYDYDKIGRQRSLYNGSTKLASWEYDSATVANGKGRLASATRWIGADAYTTSVDSYDVAGRPTKSSVTIPAAEGRLAGTYSVTASYKPDGSLNDVDLPAAGDLPAETVTTGYTATGLPSFTLGDKTDYARETRYSNYGEVLQLTLGTASADKYTWLTNTYEEGTRRLERARIDREIVKTPDADLTYGYDPSGEIRKIADTPEGKTADVQCFRYDYLRRLTDAWSQTATDCAASGETATIGGPAPYWHSYAYDAAGNRTGETRHATGATGTAAITQTTSFTPGGTDAKGGVHVHAPKSAEARTVTSAKEVTAAQSFAYDESGNTVRRTKAATDLAPAVDQKLDWDDEGHLAAVTPYTSGALDEAQKTGFVYDADGSRLLRKEKGAVTLYLGDQEIRLDTAKNTLTGTRYYSHGGQQIAVRTAAGVTWLVGGQNGTAEIAVRAADSAIVQRRTLPFGEVRGARPATGAWPGDKAFVGGTADATGLIHLGAREYDPATGRFVSADPALNFDDPQHLNAYAYGRNNPLAFPDPTGLYWGESWISPIGHGVLDVAGLVPGFGEPADLLNGLWYTAEGNYIDAGLSFASAIPIAGYGASAAKGARYVNKAVDAVDTATDAAKAADKVKDAKKVADDITPPATPKPKPKPEPAPPAKAKEAPEVKKGDSGGKKGDGAGEKGGTTGKADDADAPGPSCKVGNSFVPGTTVVMADGTEKPIEEIEPGDEVRAVDPESGAAQAEPVTAAITGHGVKNLVEITVDVDGDRGDATAKVTATDGHPFWVPELHEWVDAKDLKPGQSLTTDKGARVEVVAVVKTVRTATVHNLTVADIHTYLVRAGAVPVLVHNCGNAERDHGVQGAHPKDHIGKTDQELADRAAHDPTAGGRASSLNAGDAQANIDTAVQANLSKINEWIRKQSTPVSARKEFTHDFGATVIGRKADASGVHDATKLTLVVMKINKGTGGHKGAWVLFTLKAN; from the coding sequence ATGCGCTCAACACGGAGACATCACGCCCGAAGGTGGGCGAAACCCCTGGCCGCGACCGTGTCCGCGGCCCTGACCCTGACCCTGCTCCAGGCCGTCCCCGCCCTCGGCGACGACGACACCCGGGAGCAGCGGCGGCCCAAGACGCAGGACGTGGCCTCCACCCCCGTGGAGGAGGCCGACGGCCCGCGCACCCCGCTCAAGCACCTCACCGGATACGGCGTCACGCCCCGCCCGAAGGCCGCCTGGCCCGAGCCGGGCAGCGCCACCGTCACCCTGGGAGCGAGCGGGGCGAGCGGGGCGACCGCGGCGGTCCGCAAGGGGCTGCGCGCGGGCGGTCTCCCCGTCCGCCTCGCGGCTCCCAAGGCGGCCGCCTCGCGGGCCGCCGCGCCCACTCGGGCCAAGGTCGACGTCCTCGGTCACGCCGCCGCGCGCAAGGCCGGCATCGACGGCCTGCTGCTGAAGGTCACGCGCGCGGACGGCCGTACGACGGTCGGGGGCAAGGTCTCCGTCCAGGTCGACTACGCCTCCTTCGCCCAGGCCTACGGCGGCGACTGGGCGCAGCGGCTGCGGCTGGTGCAGCTGCCCGCCTGTGCGCTGACCACGCCGAACGCGGCCGCCTGTCAGGGCGTCACGCCGCTCGCCACCAGCAACGACGTGCGCGGACAGAAGCTCACCGCCGACGTCCCGGCGGCCGTCGCGGGCGCCAAGGCGCCGCTGCTCGCGGTGTCCGCGGCGCCCGCGGGCGGTTCCGGCTCCTACACCGCGACCTCGCTGGCGCCCTCGGCGTCCTGGCAGGTCGCGGCCCAGACCGGCGCCTTCACCTGGCAGTACCCGCTGCGCGTGCCGCCCGCCCTCGCGGGCCCCTCGCCGCAGCTGGGCCTGGCCTACAACTCGGCGTCCACGGACGGCCGTACGGCCTCCAGCAACAACCAGACCTCCTGGGTCGGCGAGGGCTTCGACCTCAGCGCCGGCTACATCGAGCGCGCCTACCGCTCCTGCACGGAGGACGGCCACGACGAGGCCGGCTCCCAGAAGTACGACCTGTGCTGGCACTCCGACAACGCCACCATGAACTTCGGCGGCCGGGCCGGCGAGCTGGTGAAGAAGTCGGCCAACGAGTGGCGGCTGAAACAGGACGACGGCACGAGGATCGAGCGGAGGACCGGCGGCTTCAACTCCGACGACAACAAGGAGTACTGGGTCGTCACCACCACCGACGGCACCCGCTACTACTTCGGCAAGGGCAAGCGGGAGTCCGAGGCCGCCGACGCCGAGAACACCGGCTCCTCCTGGGAGGTCCCGGTCTTCGGCGACGACAAGGACGAGCCCTGCCACAAGGACACCTTCAAGGAGTCCCGCTGCCAGCAGACCTGGCGCTGGAACCTGGACTACGTCGTCGACGTCCACGGCAACACGATGACGTACTACTACGGCACCGAGACCAACAAGTACGACTCGGTGCGCGGCGACAAGGTCGTCTCCTACGACCGCGGCGGCTGGCTCAAGCGCGTCGAGTACGGCGAGCAGCAGGGCAAGGAGAACACCACCGCCGCCCCCGCGCAGGTCGTCTTCACCACCGTCGAGCGCTGCACGGGCGCGGCGGCCGACTGCGAGCCGGGCGATCTGAAGGAGTCCACCGCCACGCGCTGGCCGGACGTGCCGTTCGAGCAGATCTGCACCTCCGACACCGAGTGCAAGGACCAGTGGTCGCCGACCTTCTTCAGCCGTAAGCGCCTGTCGAAGGTCACCACGCAGGTGCTGGGCGCCGACGGCAAGACGTACACGGACGTCGACGTGTGGGACCTGGCGCACAAGTACCAGAGCGCCGACACCACCCACTCCCCGGCGATGTGGCTGGAGTCCATCACCCACTCCGGCAAGGACGGCGCGAACAAGCTCCCGAAGCTGACCTTCTTCGAGCGGCAGGACGCCAACCGCGTCGACACGGGCGCCGACGACCGGCTGCCCATGTACAAGTGGCGCATCCGGGCGATCCAGTCGGAGACGGGCGGCACGATCTCGGTCAACTACAAGCCGAACGAGTGCACCCCGGCCAACCTGCCCACCCCCGAGACCAACACCAAGCGGTGCATGCCGTCCTTCTGGTCGAAGGAGGGCACGGTCGGCGAGAAGGAGGACTGGTTCCACAAGTTCGTCGTCGACACGGTGATCGAGGACGAGGTCACCGTCACCGGCCCCAACAAGGTCACCTCCTACGACTACTCCGGCGCGGCCTGGGCCTTCGACGACAGCGAGCTCGTCAAGACCAAGAACAAGACCTGGAACCAGTGGCGCGGATTCCGCTCCGTCACCATGAAGACCGGCGAGGCGGGCTCCAGGCAGCTGCGCACCGAGACCACCTACCTCCAGGGCATGGACGGCGACCGGGAGAAGGAGTCCGGCGGCACCAAGTCCGTCACGGTCACCGCCTCCGACGGCACCAAGGTCCGCGACGACGAACGCCACCAGGGCTTCCAGCTGGAGCAGCGCACCTTCGACGGCGCCGACGAGATCAACGCCACCGTCAGCACCCCCTGGAAATCGGCCCCGACGGCCACCGAGGGCAGCGACGAGGCGACCTACGCGGCGGTCAAGTCGACCAAGACCCGCACGGCCCTGGACGGCGGCAAGGTCCGCCGCGCCGCCATCGAGCACTTCTACGACTCCTACGGCATGCTGGAGCGCTCCTCGGACTCCGGCGACCTCGCCGACCCCGACGACGACACCTGCACCACGAACGCCTACAACCGCAACACCGACATCGGCCTGCTCACCCTGCTGAAGCGGGTGACGGTCGTCCCGGTGGCGTGCGACGACGGCCCGCCGTCCTACCAGGGCGAGGCGATCAGCGACGTCCGCACCTGGTACGACGACCCCGACACCTACGGCGCCACGCCCACCAAGGGCGACGTGGTCCGCAGCGAGAAGGTCAAGGGCTACACGGCCGACGGCACGCCCCAGTACGTGACGACGTCGACCGCGAAGTACGACGCCCACGGCCGGGTGACGGACTCCGCCGACCAGCAGGGCAACACCACGAAGACGGTGTACACGCCCACCCTCGGCGGCCCGGTCACCGGCATGAAGGTGACGGACCCGGCGGGCAACTCCACGACCTCCACGGTCGACCCGCGCTGGGGCCTGGTCACCGCGACCGTCGACGCCAACAAGCAGCGCACCGACCTGGAGTACGACGGCCTCGGCCGGCTGCTCAAGGTGTGGCTGCCGGGCCGCGCCAAGGCCTCTCAGACCCCGAGCCTGGAGTACGGCTACCTGGTCCGCAACAACGCGCCCGTCGTCACCACCACCAAGTCCCTGCTCCCCAACGGCTCGGTGGCCACCAGCCACCAGCTCAGCGACGGCCTGCTGCGGCCGCGCCAGACCCAGACGCCGGCGGCGAACTCGGGCCGGGTCGTCACGACCACCGAGTACGACAGCCGGGGCCTGGCCGTGAAGGAGATCGGCCCGTTCTACAACTCGGCGGCCGTCAGCACGAGCTTCGTGAACGTGGTGGACGCCTCCGAGGGCACCCCGCGCGAGACGGAGACCGTCTACGACGGCGCCGGCCGGCCCACGGACGAGATCTTCCGGGTCGCGGGCGCGGAGAAGTGGCGCACGAAGGCGTCGTACCACGGCGACCACACGACCGTGGATCCGCCGGCCGGTGAGACGCCGACCGCCACCTACAACAACGCGCAGGGACTGACGACCAGACTCCTGCAGTTCAAGGGGTCCTCGCCGACCGGTGACGCCGACACCACCACCTACGCCTACGACACGGCGGACCGCCTGACCGAGGTCAAGGACCAGTCCGGCAACGTCTGGTCGTACGAGTACGACGTGCGCGGTCGCCAGACGGTGGCCAAGGACCCGGACACCGGCACCACCCGCATGACGTACAACGACCTGGACCAGGTCCGCACGACGACGGACGCCCGCGGCACCGTCCTCACCTACGACTACGACAAGATCGGCCGCCAGCGCTCCCTGTACAACGGCTCGACGAAGCTGGCGAGTTGGGAGTACGACAGCGCGACGGTGGCCAACGGCAAGGGGCGGCTGGCCTCGGCGACCCGGTGGATCGGCGCCGACGCCTACACCACGTCCGTCGACTCCTACGACGTGGCGGGACGCCCCACGAAGTCCTCGGTCACCATCCCGGCCGCCGAGGGCAGGCTGGCGGGCACCTACTCCGTCACCGCCTCCTACAAGCCGGACGGCTCGCTGAACGACGTCGACCTGCCGGCCGCCGGCGACCTTCCCGCGGAGACCGTCACCACCGGCTACACCGCGACCGGCCTGCCGTCCTTCACCCTGGGCGACAAGACCGACTACGCCCGCGAGACCCGCTACTCCAACTACGGCGAGGTCCTCCAGCTGACCCTGGGCACCGCCAGCGCCGACAAGTACACCTGGCTGACCAACACCTACGAGGAGGGCACCCGGCGCCTGGAGCGCGCCCGCATCGACCGGGAGATCGTGAAGACCCCGGACGCGGACCTCACCTACGGGTACGACCCGTCCGGCGAGATCAGGAAGATCGCGGACACGCCGGAAGGCAAGACGGCCGATGTCCAGTGCTTCCGTTACGACTACCTGCGCCGGCTGACCGACGCCTGGAGCCAGACCGCCACCGACTGCGCCGCGTCCGGTGAGACGGCCACGATCGGCGGCCCGGCCCCCTATTGGCACTCGTACGCGTATGACGCCGCGGGCAACCGCACCGGCGAGACCCGCCACGCGACCGGAGCCACCGGTACGGCGGCCATCACCCAGACGACGTCCTTCACCCCCGGCGGCACGGACGCCAAGGGCGGGGTCCACGTCCACGCGCCCAAGTCCGCCGAGGCGCGCACGGTGACGTCCGCCAAGGAGGTCACGGCCGCCCAGTCCTTCGCCTACGACGAGTCCGGCAACACCGTCCGCCGGACGAAGGCGGCGACCGACCTGGCGCCGGCCGTCGACCAGAAGCTGGACTGGGACGACGAGGGCCATCTGGCCGCCGTCACCCCGTACACCTCCGGCGCCCTCGACGAGGCCCAGAAGACCGGCTTCGTCTATGACGCCGACGGGAGCCGGCTGCTCCGCAAGGAGAAGGGCGCGGTCACCCTCTATCTGGGCGACCAGGAGATCCGCCTCGACACGGCGAAGAACACCCTCACCGGCACCCGCTACTACTCGCACGGCGGGCAGCAGATCGCCGTGCGCACGGCGGCCGGGGTGACCTGGCTGGTCGGCGGGCAGAACGGCACGGCGGAGATCGCCGTCCGGGCGGCCGACTCGGCGATCGTCCAGCGCCGCACCCTCCCGTTCGGCGAGGTGCGCGGGGCGAGGCCGGCCACCGGGGCCTGGCCGGGCGACAAGGCCTTCGTGGGCGGCACCGCCGACGCCACCGGCCTGATCCATCTCGGGGCACGCGAGTACGACCCGGCGACCGGCCGGTTCGTGTCGGCCGACCCGGCGCTGAACTTCGACGACCCGCAGCACCTCAACGCCTACGCGTACGGGCGCAACAACCCGCTGGCCTTCCCGGACCCGACGGGCCTGTACTGGGGCGAGTCCTGGATCAGCCCGATCGGCCACGGCGTCCTCGACGTCGCCGGTCTGGTGCCCGGTTTCGGCGAGCCCGCCGACCTGCTCAACGGCCTCTGGTACACGGCCGAGGGCAACTACATCGACGCCGGTCTGTCGTTCGCCTCGGCCATCCCGATCGCGGGCTACGGCGCGAGCGCGGCCAAGGGCGCCCGGTACGTCAACAAGGCCGTGGACGCCGTCGACACCGCGACCGACGCGGCCAAGGCGGCCGACAAGGTCAAGGACGCCAAGAAGGTCGCCGACGACATCACCCCGCCGGCCACGCCGAAGCCCAAGCCGAAGCCCGAACCGGCCCCGCCGGCCAAGGCCAAGGAGGCGCCCGAGGTCAAGAAGGGCGACTCGGGCGGCAAGAAGGGCGACGGCGCGGGCGAGAAGGGCGGCACGACCGGCAAGGCCGACGACGCCGACGCGCCCGGTCCCTCCTGCAAGGTCGGCAACAGCTTCGTCCCGGGCACGACCGTCGTCATGGCGGACGGCACCGAGAAGCCGATCGAGGAGATCGAGCCCGGCGACGAGGTGCGGGCGGTGGACCCGGAGTCCGGCGCCGCGCAGGCCGAGCCCGTCACCGCCGCCATCACCGGCCACGGCGTGAAGAACCTGGTCGAGATCACCGTCGACGTCGACGGCGACCGCGGCGACGCCACGGCGAAGGTGACGGCGACGGACGGCCACCCGTTCTGGGTGCCCGAGCTGCACGAGTGGGTCGACGCCAAGGACCTGAAGCCGGGGCAGTCCCTCACCACCGACAAGGGGGCGCGGGTCGAGGTCGTGGCCGTCGTGAAGACGGTCCGTACCGCCACGGTGCACAACCTGACGGTCGCCGACATCCACACGTACCTGGTCCGGGCCGGCGCGGTGCCGGTGCTGGTGCACAACTGCGGGAACGCGGAGAGGGACCACGGGGTCCAGGGGGCGCATCCCAAGGACCACATCGGCAAGACCGACCAGGAGCTGGCCGACCGTGCCGCGCACGACCCGACGGCCGGCGGACGGGCCTCGTCCCTGAATGCCGGTGATGCCCAGGCCAACATCGACACGGCGGTGCAGGCCAACCTGAGCAAGATCAACGAATGGATCCGCAAGCAGTCCACGCCGGTGAGCGCGCGCAAGGAGTTCACCCATGACTTCGGCGCGACCGTGATCGGCAGGAAGGCGGACGCGAGCGGAGTCCATGACGCCACCAAACTCACCCTGGTGGTCATGAAGATCAACAAGGGAACCGGCGGACACAAGGGGGCCTGGGTGCTGTTCACTCTTAAGGCCAACTGA
- a CDS encoding LamG-like jellyroll fold domain-containing protein — MTNPWFRRLRRTRTLGVLLGSAVVLGTLPAVTSAAEAADAVISSSAGTTAEVTAFAEAAATGEPVEIVPRRTEDELVFANPDGSLTSETSVQPQRVHRADGSWAAADATLERRADGTVGPRAAVVDLAFAAGGSQDFVTLGEDGRSFTLRWPKPLPEPVLRGDTAEYREVLPGVDLLASASVTGYAYVLEVKTPEAARNPELARLRLPVRVDGLDLKAAADGGLEAVDASGARLFGGQAPKMWDSATAAQQLPAEAEAGAEAGAGVEAVAASGAAAPVQDAPGAAAKVADMGLDVSADAVTVVPDRTVLTAADTDFPVYLDPEAGMSKSEWLYVSSAHPGTEFHKFKDDEGVGRCSYKSIGGTYYVCSSSPYTNRMYFQFSTEGWKNRTISKAVFEVYETFSFSCQASTVNLHLVDEAGVDSATNWNNKPKDGDLMVDRTVAYGRGSSCSPDAPASWVDFQDSSKEDNENLTPTVRKKAAAGAPIAFSLRAADEDDANSWKRFRGDNAKLVVTYNTTPGKPYNERLSNPEEKTCTTDNTKRPWIRDDTPTMAVNGTDADSYTDGTGQNLTATFRVWDQVDGRPMVYEGKDGPQNEGVFEKGIPIKELAHGHGYKWHAQTYDGSTGKLKDSGYSDWSDWCEFVVDTERPDTKPLVTPANGEADLPAGAKRHFTVSANGNSDSVFKNDVEYYEWDLGNDTPGRHATPASLGGNATIEVAPSTFGPNVLYVRSVDRAGNRGPLEKYIFTADRACADALADSCAAAVYGLDQSTGGTAPDASGHDRTLTVKGADWVAGNHSADQPADKALRFNGSSDYATAASAVHTGQAFTVSAWVRPTSLSENIAVIGQSGGQGNGFNLYYSTAFKRWIFGRHISDTADSDIIRAMAASEKPAVVGRWTHLAGTYDPAARKFTLFVDGEEQGSAAVTDVWNATKGLNIGRAQYKGEWHDFFAGDIDDVRLVPGLLSGTEIYRLANS, encoded by the coding sequence ATGACCAACCCTTGGTTCCGGCGGCTTCGTCGTACCCGGACGCTCGGTGTGCTGCTCGGCAGCGCCGTCGTCCTGGGCACGTTGCCCGCCGTCACCAGCGCGGCCGAGGCCGCCGACGCCGTAATCAGCAGCTCGGCCGGTACCACCGCCGAGGTGACCGCGTTCGCCGAGGCCGCCGCCACCGGCGAACCGGTGGAGATCGTGCCGCGGCGCACGGAGGACGAGCTCGTCTTCGCCAATCCGGACGGCTCGCTCACCAGTGAGACCAGTGTGCAGCCCCAGCGGGTGCACCGGGCGGACGGCAGTTGGGCCGCCGCCGATGCGACGCTGGAGCGGCGGGCCGACGGAACCGTAGGACCCAGGGCCGCCGTCGTCGACCTGGCCTTCGCGGCCGGCGGCTCGCAGGACTTCGTGACCCTGGGCGAGGACGGCAGGTCCTTCACCCTGCGCTGGCCGAAGCCGCTGCCCGAGCCCGTGCTGCGGGGCGACACCGCCGAGTACCGCGAGGTGCTGCCCGGCGTGGACCTGCTCGCCTCCGCCTCGGTCACCGGGTACGCCTACGTGCTGGAGGTGAAGACGCCCGAGGCAGCCCGCAACCCGGAACTCGCCCGGCTGCGGCTGCCCGTGCGGGTCGACGGGCTCGACCTCAAGGCCGCGGCGGACGGCGGGCTGGAAGCCGTCGACGCCTCCGGCGCGCGCCTCTTCGGCGGCCAGGCCCCCAAGATGTGGGACTCCGCGACCGCCGCCCAGCAGCTCCCGGCCGAGGCCGAGGCGGGTGCCGAGGCCGGTGCCGGTGTCGAGGCCGTGGCCGCCTCCGGGGCCGCCGCCCCCGTCCAGGACGCGCCCGGCGCGGCCGCGAAGGTCGCCGACATGGGCCTCGACGTGTCCGCCGACGCGGTCACCGTCGTTCCGGACCGCACCGTACTGACCGCCGCCGACACCGACTTCCCGGTCTATCTCGACCCGGAGGCCGGCATGTCCAAGAGCGAGTGGCTGTACGTCTCCAGCGCCCACCCGGGCACCGAGTTCCACAAGTTCAAGGACGACGAGGGCGTCGGCCGCTGCTCGTACAAGTCCATCGGCGGCACGTACTACGTGTGCAGCTCCTCGCCGTACACCAACCGCATGTACTTCCAGTTCTCCACCGAGGGATGGAAGAACCGCACCATCTCCAAGGCGGTCTTCGAGGTCTACGAGACGTTCTCCTTCTCCTGCCAGGCGAGCACCGTCAACCTGCATCTGGTGGACGAGGCCGGCGTCGACTCCGCCACCAACTGGAACAACAAGCCCAAGGACGGCGACCTGATGGTCGACCGCACGGTGGCCTACGGCCGCGGCAGCAGCTGCAGCCCCGACGCGCCCGCCAGCTGGGTCGACTTCCAGGACAGCAGCAAGGAGGACAACGAGAACCTCACCCCCACCGTCCGCAAGAAGGCCGCGGCCGGCGCCCCGATCGCCTTCTCGCTGCGCGCCGCCGACGAGGACGACGCGAACTCCTGGAAGCGGTTCCGCGGCGACAACGCCAAGCTGGTCGTCACCTACAACACCACCCCGGGCAAGCCGTACAACGAGCGGCTGAGCAACCCGGAGGAGAAGACCTGCACGACCGACAACACCAAGCGGCCGTGGATCCGTGACGACACCCCGACCATGGCGGTCAACGGCACCGACGCCGACTCCTACACCGACGGCACCGGCCAGAACCTCACCGCGACCTTCCGCGTCTGGGACCAGGTCGACGGCCGGCCCATGGTGTACGAAGGCAAGGACGGCCCGCAGAACGAGGGCGTGTTCGAGAAGGGCATCCCGATCAAGGAGCTGGCGCACGGCCACGGCTACAAGTGGCACGCCCAGACCTACGACGGCTCCACCGGCAAGCTGAAGGACTCCGGCTACTCGGACTGGTCCGACTGGTGCGAGTTCGTCGTCGACACCGAACGGCCCGACACCAAGCCGCTGGTGACGCCGGCGAACGGCGAGGCCGACCTCCCGGCGGGCGCCAAGCGGCACTTCACCGTCTCCGCCAACGGAAACTCCGACTCGGTCTTCAAGAACGACGTCGAGTACTACGAGTGGGACCTCGGCAACGACACCCCCGGCCGCCACGCCACGCCCGCGAGCCTGGGCGGCAACGCGACCATCGAGGTGGCGCCGTCCACGTTCGGCCCGAACGTGCTCTACGTGCGCAGCGTCGACCGGGCCGGCAACCGCGGCCCGCTGGAGAAGTACATCTTCACCGCCGACCGCGCCTGCGCCGACGCCCTCGCCGACTCGTGCGCGGCGGCCGTCTACGGCCTCGACCAGAGCACCGGCGGCACCGCGCCCGACGCCTCCGGCCACGACCGCACCCTGACCGTCAAGGGCGCCGACTGGGTCGCGGGCAACCACTCCGCCGACCAGCCCGCCGACAAGGCCCTGCGGTTCAACGGCAGCAGCGACTACGCCACCGCCGCCTCCGCCGTCCACACCGGGCAGGCGTTCACCGTGTCGGCATGGGTGCGGCCCACCTCGCTGAGCGAGAACATCGCGGTGATCGGCCAGTCCGGCGGCCAGGGCAACGGCTTCAACCTCTACTACTCGACGGCGTTCAAGCGCTGGATCTTCGGCCGGCACATCTCGGACACCGCCGACTCCGACATCATCCGCGCCATGGCGGCCAGTGAGAAGCCGGCCGTCGTCGGCAGGTGGACGCACCTGGCGGGCACCTACGACCCGGCCGCCCGGAAGTTCACCCTCTTCGTCGACGGCGAGGAGCAGGGCAGCGCCGCCGTCACCGACGTCTGGAACGCCACCAAGGGCCTGAACATCGGCCGCGCCCAGTACAAGGGCGAGTGGCACGACTTCTTCGCCGGTGACATCGACGACGTCCGCCTCGTGCCCGGCCTGCTCTCCGGCACGGAGATCTACCGGCTCGCGAACAGCTGA